Genomic segment of Desulfomicrobium apsheronum:
CGACTCCCTCGGCCTTGAGTTTTTTCATGTATTTCTCGGGATTTTTCTTGAAGGTCTCGGGGCATCCCGCGCAGCAGAAATACACCCTCTCGCCCTTGTAATCCACATAGAGTTCCTTGTTGATGGTCCCGCCCATGACGGGGCATTCGGTCTGGGGCGCGGCCCAGGCCGGGGACAGGGACAGGAAGGCGAAGACGGTGGCGGCCGCGCAGAGCAGAATGAGCTTTTTCATGATGGTTCTCCTTGCCTCACTTGGAGGCTTCGGGTTTTGTCAGTGAGACCCGCAGATCGCGGGCCTGTTCTTCTCCGGCCAGAGCCGGGGTCCTCGAAAATGTGCGGGGGATCTCCTCCCCGGCCAGGACATCGAGATCGGCCAGGCGCACGGCTTGGTCCGTCAGCACCCGGTGGTACTGCAGTTCAAGCTCGATGAGCGTCTTCTCGGCGGTCAGCAGGTCCAGCATGGAGGCCTTGCCCGCCTGGTAGGCGTCCATGGAGGCATCAAGGTTCTGCCGCGCCTTGGGCACGATGGTCCCGGATAGAAGCTCAAGACGCCTGGACCCGTCGCGGACGCCAAAAAGCAGCCTGCTGGCCTGGGCCTCAAGGCCCGCGACCTTGTCCGCCCGCTCCAGGCGCGTCGCCCGGGCGGAATTCCTGGCTTGCCGCACCGCCGCCTCCCGCGCCTCCTGGTCGAAGGGCAGGTTGATTCCGAAGGTGATGGCCACGGGGTCCTTGCCCTCGTTGACCACCCCCGGCATACGCGGGGCGTCTGTGTAGATGGACTCCAGCCCCACGGTCAGGTCCGGGTAGAATTCCCTGCGCGCGAGATCCGCGGCCGCATCGGCGGCTTCGGCCTTGGCGTCGAGGGCGGCCAGCGCCAGGTTGTGCGCCGTGATGGCCGAGGTGATCCGGACGTCATCCCAGTCCGTGTCCATGAGCGGGACGCTGCCGGGCATGGTCAGGATCTCCCCGGCGGGTCTGCCCAAGAGGGTACGCAGGCGCTCGGACAGGGGGAGCCGGTAATCGTTCAGCGAGGCGACGCGTTCCTCGACCTTGGCCCGCTCCACCTGGACGCGGGTGAAATCCGCGT
This window contains:
- a CDS encoding YHS domain-containing protein, which translates into the protein MKKLILLCAAATVFAFLSLSPAWAAPQTECPVMGGTINKELYVDYKGERVYFCCAGCPETFKKNPEKYMKKLKAEGVELEKVPAEAAPAEKKQ
- a CDS encoding TolC family protein is translated as MKMSLTRLAVWGLAAVLVFAGKAAFADEWPEQSVLNGYLEEGARSNPGLQAAFARFDAALDKVPQARAWPDPRLAFGVFTTPIETRTGPQRMRYGVAQMLPWFGKRDLKATVAEREAAALLAQAQGVKLTLFREIGAAYFEYAYLGKALDSAREELEILKYFEALVEARYTVSSASYADFTRVQVERAKVEERVASLNDYRLPLSERLRTLLGRPAGEILTMPGSVPLMDTDWDDVRITSAITAHNLALAALDAKAEAADAAADLARREFYPDLTVGLESIYTDAPRMPGVVNEGKDPVAITFGINLPFDQEAREAAVRQARNSARATRLERADKVAGLEAQASRLLFGVRDGSRRLELLSGTIVPKARQNLDASMDAYQAGKASMLDLLTAEKTLIELELQYHRVLTDQAVRLADLDVLAGEEIPRTFSRTPALAGEEQARDLRVSLTKPEASK